A region of Oncorhynchus masou masou isolate Uvic2021 chromosome 29, UVic_Omas_1.1, whole genome shotgun sequence DNA encodes the following proteins:
- the tmem30c gene encoding transmembrane protein 30C: MGKAKANAGPLARRPDNSAFKQQRLPAWSPMLTAQTVLPFFYGMAIVCVLLGVWLLVTVQNTHELKVDYTHAGSCDECFEKRKDRANANQSCNCTVVFNIENMFKGDVFFYYGLINFHQNLRQYMDSRDDGQMIGRNKNLKNPSSYCEPFIKDKNGLPIAPCGAVANSMFNDSFTLVYHSAASSRVVPLFRKGITWYTDKNVKFRNPQVENKTLTLAQVFEGTGQPLYWQKPVYDLDPWDRNNNGFINEDLIVWMREAAFPNFKKLYGVLNRAIEPFTDGLPAGNYSVHISYNFPVEYFQGRKEVVLSTVSWFGGQNNFLPVAYLVTGCLILLLAVILTAVWWKFGKNGRNMEE, from the exons ATGGGCAAGGCGAAGGCCAACGCTGGGCCCCTGGCCCGGAGGCCTGATAACTCTGCTTTCAAACAGCAGAGACTGCCTGCCTGGTCCCCAATGCTCACAGCTCAAACCGTCCTGCCTTTCTTCTACGGTATGGCCATTGTGTGTGTGCTGCTGGGAGTGTGGCTGCTTGTCACCGTGCAGAATACACATGAACTGAAG GTAGACTACACACACGCAGGGTCATGTGATGAGTGTTTTGAGAAGCGTAAAGACCGTGCCAATGCGAACCAGAGCTGCAACTGCACTGTGGTGTTTAACATTGAGAACATGTTCAag GGAGATGTGTTCTTCTATTACGGCCTGATCAACTTCCACCAGAACCTCCGGCAATACATGGACTCCAGGGATGATGGACAGATGATTGGGAGAAATAAAAATCTCAAG aaCCCGAGCTCCTATTGCGAGCCCTTCATAAAGGATAAGAACGGACTCCCTATTGCCCCTTGTGGGGCTGTGGCCAACAGCATGTTCAACG ACTCCTTCACTCTGGTGTACCACTCAGCAGCGAGCAGTCGGGTGGTTCCTCTATTCAGGAAGGGCATCACCTGGTACACAGACAAGAATGTCAAGTTCCGCAACCCACAGGTGGAGAACAAAACCCTAACGTTAGCACAGGTGTTTGAAG gCACGGGCCAGCCTCTGTACTGGCAGAAGCCCGTGTATGACCTGGACCCCTGGGACCGCAACAACAACGGCTTCATCAACGAGGACCTCATCGTATGGATGAGGGAGGCTGCCTTCCCCAACTTCAAGAAGCTCTACGGGGTCCTGAACCGAGCCATAGAACCCTTCACCGATGGGCTGCCGGCTGGAAACTACAGCGTCCATATCTCCTACA ACTTCCCGGTGGAGTACTTCCAGGGCAGAAAGGAAGTGGTCCTGTCCACAGTCAGCTGGTTTGGGGGTCAGAACAACTTCCTGCCCGTAGCCTACCTGGTCACAGGCTGTCTCATCCTGCTCCTCGCTGTCATCCTCACCGCCGTCTGGTGGAAGTTTGGTAAGAACGGACGGAATATGGAGGAGTGA